Genomic segment of Streptosporangium sp. NBC_01755:
TGGCCTCGCGGATGCCCACGGCGTGCGGCCGGCGCGCCGCCACCACGAAGTCGAGGACGAGCAGCGCGATCACCAGCGCGACGACCGCGATCCACACACCTATCGAATCGATCGCCACCCGTGCACCCTCCTGCCGGTTGAGAATCCTCGCTTACCCTCAGGTAAGGGGATCCACACCCGGAGGCTACCGCCCCACGCGACGGACACGGGATGGTGAAGGGAGCGCGGGTCAGCGGGCCGAGCGGGCCCGGTGTTTGGTCCAGATGTCCAGGGCCACGGCGGCGAGCAGGACCAGGCCCTTGAAGAGCATGACCCGCTCGCTGGGCGCGCCGATCAGGGACATGCCGTTGTTGATCACAGCCATGACGAGGCCGCCGACCGCCTTGCCCACCCCGCTCTGGACCGCGGCGCCGCCGATGAAGGCGGCCGCGATGGCGTCCAGCTCGAAGCCGTTGCCCGCCGTCGGGCCGGCCTGGTTCAGCCGCCCGGCGAAGACGATCCCGGCGAGCGCCCCCATGTTGACGAAGATCCAGAACGTGACGGACTTGCGATCGAGCGGATCGTGATCGACGGTTACCCTGATGGTCTCCTTTGCCGCCATAGTGGCGCGGTAGTACCGCACTAAGATCTTTTCCGCTGGTCGAGGTGTCGGCTGCGAAGTGGTCCTGTCGCCGCCCCGGGTCGGGCCGGCCCGCCGGGCGGAGGCGATTCTGTCGATACGGTACGGAGTGCCGTCACGTGTGGGTGACGTTCTTGTGAAATTCGGTGAACACGGCCGCTAGGTGTGATCTTTAGGCTGTCCTGGGACTTCTTTGGACATCGGCTCTGTTTGTGAACAGGCATTGGTCACTTGTTCACTAAACTCATGTCTGATAGAACAAATGCCACATGTAGGTCGGGTGGACGGCTCCCCGCGCGGCCTATCCCTCGTGGCCCCCTGGAGGACTGCCGTGCCCGGCTTCTCTCGTCTCAACGGTCCGGGATCCCCGGCGCTGTCCCGCCGCTCGGTCCTGCAGCTCGGCAGCGGGGTCGCCCTCCTCCTGGCGACCGGATGCGCCGCGGGCACCACGGCGGGCGGCGGATCCGCCACCCCCGCAGCGAGCACCGCCCCCGGCGGGACCCCCGCCGCCTCGAAGCTGCGGATCGCCGTGAGCAGCTACCTGAGCAGCTGGGACCAGGACTTCGTCGGGTTCGACCTGACCGCGCTGATGCTCTACAAGAACGTCTTCCCCTACATGATCGACTACGGGGTCACCTCGGTCGGCGACGGCCAGATCCTCGACACCGAGGCCATCGCCCCGACCTTCGCCGAGTCCTTCGAGCCCGACGCCGACAACAAGGTCTGGACCCTCAAGCTGCGCAAGGGCGTCAAGTTCGCCAGTGGCAACGAGATGACCGCCAAGGACGTCAAGTGGTCCAAGGACCGCGCGTTCGCCGCGAAGGCCAACGTCGCCGGCGTCTACCGGCTGATCGGGCTCACCAAGGCCGACCAGGTCGAGGTGGTCGACGACTACACGGTGACGTTCACCCAGGCCTTCCCCAGTGCCCTGACCCGGCAGATCCAGGCCATCTCGCTGTACGTCTTCGACTCCGAGGAGGCGAAGAAGCACGCCACCGACGCCGACCCCTGGGCCAAGGAGTGGTTCGCCAAGAACCCCCCGACCGGCGGCTACTTCAACGTGGAGAAGGCGGTCCAGGGCCAGGAGATCGTGCTCACCGCCAACGCCGGCTACCCCGGCCCCGACGGCGCCAAGAGCTCGGAGATCAGGCTGAGCGTGGTGCCCGCGGCCTCAAACCAGCGCCTGCAGCTGCAGAACGGCGACATCGACGTCGCCTTCGGCATCGGCCAGCGCGACATCAAGGACCTCAAGTCCACGAAGGGCATCAAGGTCATCTCCGCGCCGAGCAACAACCAGCTCGTCATCCAGATGTCGGTGACCACCGCCCCCTTCGACGACCCCGCGGTGCGCAGGGCGCTCGCCCACGCGGTGCCGTACGAGCAGATCATCGCCAACGTCTACGGCGGCGACGCGCGGGCGGCCAAGAGCGTCGTCCCGCTGGACATGCCCGGCTACTCCGAGACCGGCTACCCCTACGCCTACGACGTCGCCAAGGCCAAGGAGACACTGGCCGCGGCGGGCAAGACCTCGATCACCTCCGAGCTGGTCTTCCAGACCGACAGCGAGGAGCAGCAGCAGATCGCCGTACTCGTGCAGAGCGAGGCCAGGAAGGCGGGCATCGAGCTGAAGCTCACCCCGCTCGACCCCGCCACGCTCGCCGAGCGCAGGGAGAAGAAGAACATCCCCCTGCAGGTCACTCTGGGCCAGCTCTGGGTCAACGACGTGGAGTACATGCTCGGCACCAGCCTCACCAAGGGCGCCAGCCTCAACTACTCCAACTACGTCAACCCCGAGATCGAGAAGATCTTCGAGGAGTCCCACACCGTCGTCGACGCGGCCGAGCGCGCCAAGCTCTGGCTGCGCGTGCAGGAGATCCTGGCCGAGGACGTGCCGTGGGCCGTCATCTGCCAGCCCAACTTCAACCTCCCCGTCCGGGAAGAGGTGGCGGGATGGGTCCAGCCGATGGACGGCCTGGCCCGGCTGCGCTACCTGAGCATCTCCTCCTGATCCATGCGTATCCTCCGGTTCGTCCTCAGGCGGCTGTTCCAGCTCGTCCCGGTGCTCCTCGGGGTGGTCGTACTGACCTTCCTGCTCGTCAGAGTCCTGCCGGGTGACCCGATCCGTACCATCCTCGGCCCCAACGCCACGGAGGCGGACGCCGCCGCGGCGCGGGCCAGGTTCGGGCTGGACCGGCCCCTGTGGCAGCAGTTCCTCGACTACGTCGGGGGACTGTTCACCGGTGACTTCGGCACCTCCATCCAGAGCGGTGCCCCGGTGGGCTCGGAGATGGCCCTGCGGGTCGGGCCGACCATGGAACTCGTGCTGATCGCGCTGGCCGTGGCGCTGGT
This window contains:
- a CDS encoding ABC transporter substrate-binding protein → MPGFSRLNGPGSPALSRRSVLQLGSGVALLLATGCAAGTTAGGGSATPAASTAPGGTPAASKLRIAVSSYLSSWDQDFVGFDLTALMLYKNVFPYMIDYGVTSVGDGQILDTEAIAPTFAESFEPDADNKVWTLKLRKGVKFASGNEMTAKDVKWSKDRAFAAKANVAGVYRLIGLTKADQVEVVDDYTVTFTQAFPSALTRQIQAISLYVFDSEEAKKHATDADPWAKEWFAKNPPTGGYFNVEKAVQGQEIVLTANAGYPGPDGAKSSEIRLSVVPAASNQRLQLQNGDIDVAFGIGQRDIKDLKSTKGIKVISAPSNNQLVIQMSVTTAPFDDPAVRRALAHAVPYEQIIANVYGGDARAAKSVVPLDMPGYSETGYPYAYDVAKAKETLAAAGKTSITSELVFQTDSEEQQQIAVLVQSEARKAGIELKLTPLDPATLAERREKKNIPLQVTLGQLWVNDVEYMLGTSLTKGASLNYSNYVNPEIEKIFEESHTVVDAAERAKLWLRVQEILAEDVPWAVICQPNFNLPVREEVAGWVQPMDGLARLRYLSISS